From the Syntrophomonadaceae bacterium genome, the window ACCTTCGTATTCAGGGTTTTCGATTGAACACGGCCAGTAATAATATCTGCCGTGTGTAAACCCGCCGACACCGCCGGTTGATTTTCCCACATATTTTACCACCGACCAGTTCTCCTTGATATTCCGGCGTTTTATGTCCGCTTTATACTCCGTGAGCAGTTGCCCTAGCCGATTCAGCTTGCCATCCTCATTTTCGTATTGAGAAATATAGCCGTCAAGTTGTTTATCGAATTCTTCGTAACTGTCATAACCGTAAGGAATAACGCTTTCCTTGTTGGGAAGAAGCTTGCGGATTTCGTTTTCCATATCGGGAGAATAACTGAAAACCTCGCCACCAGTCTCACGGCACATCGGAAGGATGTCGTACTGCTGATGTCCTACAGGAATATACGCCATTTGTTTACCCTCCCAACAGCGGCTGGTCATACTCGAACAGCACCTCGTTGATCTCGAAGATGTCATACTTACCGCTGACGATGAAGTATTCGATAATCACGTCGAACTTCTGACTATGGGAAAGTGCATAGCCCGCCCGCTTCAAGAGGTCGTCTGTTTCGCCAAGCGACAACTCCAACGCCACGGCAAGGGCAATCGCCGTGCGCTTGCTTGGCATATAACCTTTGTTGCTCCGAATCTTAGAGAACAGCTTGCGGTCAAGGTTGGCGCGTTTATAAACCTCCACATCCGTTTTACCCTTGGCGTCAATCAGCCGCAGGAGCGTTTGTGAGAATGGTTCGTCAAGATTTCCGACCAGGCTATCTAAAGGCTTACCTACGGACGGAGCAAGCATCTCTTCAAACACAGGCTCGTCGTATGAACTAACGCCTTCATCGGCTTCATACAAGGCTTCCCGCTCTACATTAAGAAGTTGCCGCCGCCTTATTTGGTGCGTGTCAACGTAATGTTCATCAATATAGTTTTCAACCGCGCCGAGCAGTTCGCGGCTGACGGTGAACGCCGATTTATCGAACACCACAAGCGTCACGTCAATGTCGTGGTCGACAAGGAAGCCCTGTATCGCCGAAGTAGCCACTTGCAGAGCCTCGTCTTTCGGGTAACCGTAGATACCGCTTGAAATCAGCGGAAATGCTATGCTTTCGCACTTATTTTCGACGGCTCTCTTCAGCGAGTTTGTGTAGGCGGCGCGGAGGTGTTGCTCGCTTTGCTCCTTATTCCAATGCCGATAGACGGGACCCGCAGCGTGAATTACAAACTTCGCCGAAAGGTTGAACCCCGGCGTGATGACCGCTTCCCCCGTTTTAATCGGGGCAAGTTTGTCACAGGCGGCTTGCAGTTCACGCGCTCCAGCCGCTTTGAATATGGCGCCGCAAACACCACCGCCCATTTGCAGGTTGGTGTTGGCGGCATTGACGATGGCGTCGACTTTCATTTTTGTGATGTCCTGACGGACGATGGTAAAGGGCATATTGTCACCTCCGCCAATAGCTTGGAAATACTTTATCAGTAGATTCTCTGGTCTATTGATACTGGAATCATCGTATCGGACAAAAATCCCGCTCTTTGTGTTGTGGTTACAAATTGTTCATTAACCATCAGCGCGTGTTTTGTCCATTAATACGTCCCGATATATTTTCTCAACAATATCCGTACATTTGTTGACATTGTTCTTAATATCGCTTTCCCAGAACCTAATTACAGTCCAGCCATCTGCTTTCAATCGGGCGGAGTTTTCTTTGTCGCGGCGAATGTTCCCGAGGATTTTGTCCTTCCAGAATTGCGAGTAACGCTCCAACTCCTCCTCAAGCGACCCCAATCCGCGAATAGCCCAGTTGTGTCCGTGCCAGAAGTCGCCGTCGCAGAACAAGGCGATTTTCGCCTTGGTGAATACCACGTCCGGCTTACCGGGCAGGGTTTTGACGTTGACCCTATAACGTAATCCTCTCGCCCAAAGCGCACGCCGCAGGGCAAGTTCGGGTCGGGTGTTCTTGCACATCACTGC encodes:
- a CDS encoding very short patch repair endonuclease produces the protein MPRMSKVTHKIMSAVMCKNTRPELALRRALWARGLRYRVNVKTLPGKPDVVFTKAKIALFCDGDFWHGHNWAIRGLGSLEEELERYSQFWKDKILGNIRRDKENSARLKADGWTVIRFWESDIKNNVNKCTDIVEKIYRDVLMDKTRADG
- a CDS encoding macro domain-containing protein produces the protein MPFTIVRQDITKMKVDAIVNAANTNLQMGGGVCGAIFKAAGARELQAACDKLAPIKTGEAVITPGFNLSAKFVIHAAGPVYRHWNKEQSEQHLRAAYTNSLKRAVENKCESIAFPLISSGIYGYPKDEALQVATSAIQGFLVDHDIDVTLVVFDKSAFTVSRELLGAVENYIDEHYVDTHQIRRRQLLNVEREALYEADEGVSSYDEPVFEEMLAPSVGKPLDSLVGNLDEPFSQTLLRLIDAKGKTDVEVYKRANLDRKLFSKIRSNKGYMPSKRTAIALAVALELSLGETDDLLKRAGYALSHSQKFDVIIEYFIVSGKYDIFEINEVLFEYDQPLLGG